One window from the genome of Cyclobacterium amurskyense encodes:
- a CDS encoding BF3164 family lipoprotein, which translates to MKILLLLNKNNLLILISGLLLCACKKSDPSNKVFTKETIPKSIELVSQKYYYPELLKPNNLLVKNDFIVIQELTNQPPMHILDKKTLQYLNSKGESGFGPGEITDSFMFDFGNDEGTFWVYSLGGKTYSEFELRDDSHQPTQQIKQKENFITAINLVWATDSSVMTRMANDPARYIEFKLEGDRINEFGTWKEIEPKKEFKGISNFNLGDLHQGKLLRKPNSDIFVHVGIRRDRIEILNRKTGEILAINGPLNHVPGFSIVGKGSGAGLVINEGEPYAYSSACLGNKYIYGLFCGRNREELLNSEINSTTVYVFDYEGNSKFELILDRSLQSIAVDEKSGKLYGITTDRDPGLAVFSLPDNF; encoded by the coding sequence ATGAAAATACTATTATTATTAAATAAAAATAATTTATTGATCTTAATTTCAGGTCTATTACTTTGTGCCTGCAAGAAGTCAGATCCTTCTAACAAGGTATTCACAAAAGAGACCATACCAAAAAGCATTGAGTTAGTTAGCCAAAAATATTATTATCCTGAATTATTAAAACCAAATAATCTTCTAGTTAAAAATGATTTTATTGTAATACAGGAGTTGACCAATCAACCCCCCATGCACATACTGGATAAAAAAACACTTCAATACTTAAATTCGAAAGGTGAATCTGGTTTCGGCCCCGGAGAAATTACGGATTCTTTTATGTTTGATTTTGGCAATGATGAGGGTACTTTTTGGGTTTACAGCTTAGGTGGAAAGACTTATTCTGAATTTGAACTAAGAGATGATTCGCATCAACCAACTCAACAAATAAAACAAAAAGAAAATTTTATTACGGCTATTAATTTAGTTTGGGCTACTGATTCCAGTGTGATGACCAGGATGGCAAACGATCCTGCCCGATACATTGAATTTAAATTGGAGGGAGATAGAATAAATGAATTTGGCACGTGGAAGGAGATAGAGCCCAAAAAGGAATTCAAGGGAATTTCCAATTTTAATCTTGGGGATTTACACCAAGGAAAACTGTTGAGGAAACCCAATAGTGATATATTTGTTCATGTGGGGATAAGAAGAGACAGGATCGAGATTTTAAACAGAAAAACAGGAGAAATTTTAGCGATAAATGGACCATTAAACCATGTCCCGGGATTTTCTATTGTTGGAAAAGGGAGCGGTGCTGGATTGGTAATAAATGAGGGAGAACCCTATGCCTATTCAAGCGCTTGTTTGGGAAATAAATACATTTATGGGCTTTTCTGCGGAAGGAATAGGGAAGAATTACTAAATAGTGAAATCAACTCAACAACAGTTTATGTATTTGATTATGAAGGAAATTCGAAATTTGAGTTGATATTAGACAGGTCTTTACAATCCATTGCTGTAGATGAAAAGTCCGGTAAGCTTTATGGTATTACCACAGATCGGGATCCTGGACTGGCTGTGTTTAGCCTACCTGATAATTTTTGA